The Bacillota bacterium DNA segment GAACCTGAACAGGACGCCTCGCTTGTATTCCGGGATGGTTCTGAGCATCTTCGGAAGTACCGGCACGGGAACGAGCGCCAACGCAATCGATCCGGCCTCGCTAGCGGCGCCGAACACGCAGGCACCCCATGCGACGCCCAAGACGAGCATCAGAGCGAAAGTTGACCGCGACCCCCTCATGAGCGCCAAGACCGCCCACAGGCCCCACCACGCAGCGACGAACCAGAACACGACCGTGTGAACCTCGCGAAGCCCAGGCGCCAAGATCGCCACCTCCCCGCTCCACTTCCTTCGCCCTATCTCCAAACCCTGACTCGATAGATCGTTACCAGCGCAAGAAATCCTTCCTCCCCAACAAGGCGGGTGAGGCTTGCGGGCTCCGGCCAAGAAGGAGGACTTCAGCGCCGCATCACTGGGCGTACGCGACCCGACTGACGGGTTGACGGGTAAGGAGGGTCCGCAGAATCGATCAGGAGCCTAACCACAGGCTGCCCGACCGAGGTGTAGCGAGCGCATGCAGCTGCCCCTTGCGGAACCAGTATCGCAGGACGAGGAGGGCCGGCCCTTGAACAAGAGTCGGCCCGAGTCGGTCCAGGTAGGTTGGCGGGACGTTCACGCTCTCGCGGCGGGCGCCGACGGAGCGCGCCTCACCAGCATGTCCGGGTCCACGTTCTCTTTCTCAGTGACGGCCACTAGGGCAGCCGCAACCGTGTCGTCGACGACGTTCACGCAGGTCCGCGCCATGTCCAGAATCCTGTCGATCCCCGCGATGAGAGCTAGACCTTCGATGGGAACGCCGATGGCGCTCAGCACCATGGTCAGCATGATGAGCCCTGACCCCGGCACTCCCGCCGTCCCGATGGACGCGAGGATCGCAGTGACCGCAAGCACGACGTACTGCGAGAACCCCAGGTGCACGCCAAAGGCGTTGGCCAGAAACACGGCGCACACCGCTTGATAGAGCCCGGTTCCGTCCATGTTGACGGTAGCGCCCATCGGCAGCACAAACCCGGCGGTTGCCTTGGAGACGCCCGCCTCCTGCACCACTCTCAGCGTCACCGGCAGGGTCCCTGAGCTCGAGCACGTAGTGAACGCCACGAGCGCGGCCTCCCGAATCCGGTAGAGATAGCGCAGCGGCTTGATGCCACCTATGAACCGGAGGAACGCCGAGTAAACGATCCCTACCTGAAGGATGCAACCCAGATAGACGACGAAGATCAGCAGTGCAAACGGCGCGAGCACCTTCACTCCGAAGTTGCCGACGGTCCAGGCGATGAGCGCGAACGCACCCACTGGCGCGTAGTAGAGGACGATATCTACCACCCGGTACATGGCCTCGGCAACACCTTCGATGGCTTTCCTTATCGGCTCTGCGGCCTGGCCAGCCATGCCCATCGCCACCCCGAACACGATGGAGAAGAAGATGATCTGAAGGGCGTTTCCGCGCGCAGCCGCGTCAACGACATTGGTGGGGACGAGTTCGAGGACTATCTGCGAAAAAGGCGGTGGCAGCTGCCGCTCCACCTTCGCGAGCTCACCAAGGCTCAAGCCGGCGCCGAGGTTGAACGCGTTCGCAAGAAGCAGTCCGATTATGACAGAGCAGATAGCCGTGGCGTAGTAGTAGAAGAAAGTCTTCAGCATCATCCTGCCGAGCTTGACTCCGCCGACTCCCGTCACCCCCACGGCGAGGGTGCTGAAGATGAGAGGCACCACGAGCATTGAGAGCAGCCTTATGAAGAACGTCCCGAACGGTTTCAGCCACTCGGCCTTGGGCCCTAGGATCAGCCCCGCAACGATTCCGAGCAAGAACCCAGTGAATATGTACATCACCAGCCGTTGCCTCTTCACACAACTCACCTCCTTTCCGGCTTGATTGCGGGCTCAGCATTGACACCTGACCTCGCCCGCCGCTCTGAAATGTCTATTCGATGCGCGATGAGCCAATTCCTTCCGAACGGGTCCCGCTGGGCACCCGCGCCACCACGCGCACGCAAAAAAGGGCATGAAAATGGTGCGACGTGCTGGAATTGAACCAGCGACCTCAGCGATGTCAACGCTGCGCTCTAGCCAACTGAGCTAACGCCGCACTTCACGATGGGATCATGGCTTCAGGGCCTATCATCGCCCTGTGCACAGTTCTATTTTACGGATCGTCGCCACTCTTGTCAAGCTCGAAGACAGCTCTCAAAGTGTAGCTGTCGCTCCGCGTCGCTCGGTCACCATGCGCCCGCGTCAGCAGGCTTCATGGCATGGCACTGGGCGAAGGCGGATCCCTCAAGGCGCCACTTCCACCTTTGCTATCATCCCACCCGGGAACATGTCTCTGTTCACGATGTGGCCGTGGTCGCGGTCGCGAATGTAGCACTCTCCCGGGACTTCCAGGATAACCAATACATTCAATCTCTCGCAGGATCCGATTGTAGGCGTCGTCCTCTCGTACGACGCGTCCACGGCTCGTGTCGCGAGGGGATAGGAATCTCCGGCCACGACACGACCTACGAGCCCTCCGAGGTAGAGACCGTGATTCTGGAACCCCGTATTGGCTATCCGCGACAGGAGCCTCTGCCCTACCCTCGCCACAATCCTCGACCAAGAGGGCTGGCTTGGTAGCGAACGGTCTCGATCGTCCTTTACGGTGTCCGGGTAGGAGCGCCCGTTGACCACCCAGTAGTCAGGCGTATAGTCGAGGACATCGTACTCCTGCCCCGAACCGAGAGCTTCATGCATGAGACTGTCCATCTCCCCGAGGATGAGCGGCCTGGTCACCTAAGCATGAATATGCTATTGTGTGGGCCGCAGCAGTCCCGACGACCTGACCGGGCCGCGGTCAGGGGCACGAAGATGCGCGAAGCACTCGTCCTGTATCGAACGGTTTCGGGCTTCGCGCGATCACTTCGTTCAGAGGCCGCCCCAAATGCCTTACATCGGCCGTGTGCGCCGCGGCCCGTCGGTCCCGAGACATCGTCCGCGCCACCGCGCCGGTTTCCGCGAGAACCGTGGGCCTCAATGGCACGCGCCCAAGCCAGCGGTCCCCGCGGCGATAGCGTGCTTCGGGTCAGCGGAACAGGTCTGGCGAAGGTGCTGACCGGAACCCAGCGGACAATGGAGCTTCGTGCCCGCCTGAACGCACACTTGCGCGTCCGCGAGATGTGTTGCGAGCACGAACGCCATGCCTCCAATACCAAGATCAGTACTGCAGCCCACCTGAACCGGGCATTCCCGGCGTCCCTGGCATCATAGGTTCGATCACGTTGCACTCGGGAACCCCGATCCTTCTGAGGAACGCGAATTCCTCGGGCGACACCACAACTATGGTGAGCCTATTCTGGATCTGGTCCTCGATCACGAGAAAGTGCTGATTCATGCCGAATCTGAAGACACAGTGGAAGACGAGTCGGGCGCCCACCACGTGCATGGTCCCAGCCTGCTCTGACATTATCCTCATCCCCCCTTCACACCGGCAGTCCACTTCATACTATGAGCTTGGTGGGCAACCTGTTCACTCGGAGCCCATCTATGGTTTGACAGCCCAGGCTGAGGACTACCGGACGCCGCATGGTGCCCCTGGCCAAGCGTGTCGCCACGTACCAGACCGCCAGAAGGATGGAAAGTTCATTCGGGACTGGGCCGCACGCGTCCGGGACGAGAGCACAACTCCCGTGCGAACACAGATGACATGGCGGGAAACAGCTGTGGGAGCTGAAGAGAATACGCGAAACCAGTGCGCGGTGAAGCCGACATCGTTCCCAGCTGCGAGTCGCAGGGTCATCTGTGAGACAGCCGCTCCGGGCCAGACCCCCAGCGCCAGGTCCGCGTGGCCACGACCGGTCCGCGCGCTGGCGAGCAGCCCAGCAGGCGCAGCATCTGGAACAGCTTCGTTGCAGAAAAAGCGGCTGGAGATCTGGAGCTGGGACTTGGCGTCACGAGGCCACATGGCAGGCCGTACATAATCATGGAGGCGACACCCGGATTCGAACCGGGGATAGCGGTTTTGCAGACCGCTGCCTTGCCACTTGGCTATGTCGCCCCACTGCGCTATATATAAACATGGAGCGGAAGACGGGATTTGAACCCGCGACCCTCGCCTTGGCAAGGCGATGCTCTACCCCTGAGCCACTTCCGCTCGAATCATTGTTCTGCCTCGAGTGCGTCAGTCGCGGCGGCCCTGCCGCCTCGCGTACCGGTGTGCAGCTCGCACTATCGAGTTTACCACGTCCCCGCCCACTTTGCAATACCCTTTTCACGTATCCGCAGCGGCGCCGTCGGGCAGCTGAGGCATGTCCACACCACCTTCGCGTCGGCCGTCGCGCCCCATGGCGGCCACAGCGGCTCCTCCACTGCTTCCCGTGGCGCCTGTCGGTCCGACGCTCACCTCGTGCCTCGTGTCGTACCCCGAGGTGGCGTACAGCCTGGGTCGGGCGTCGTACAGCCGGCGCCCGAATACCTTGCCTGGAGGTCTAGTCCAAGTCAAAGGCGGGAATACTCCACGTGGAGGTCTTCGCCGAGTTGACAGGGCGCTTTCACTCCACGGGAAGAATCCACGGAAGGGATGAGGATCATGGGAGACGGTGACGAAGATCGCCGCCTGGCTGAAACCGTACTAGAGTCCATCAGGAATGATGACGGTCTTAGTGCGTACGAAATAAACGTCAGCGCGCACGACGGAGTCGTCCGTCTCGGCGGCATCGTGGACGTCTTGGCTGAGAAGATGAGAGCGGAGGAAGTGGCCGCCAAAGTCGAAGGTGTCGTCGCTGTGGAAAACGACCTCACTGTCTGCACGGATGGCCAGATCACGGACGATGACGTCGACTTCGAGGTCTCGGAGGAGTTGAGACTCGATCCCCAGGTAAACGTGGCCCGGATCTACGCGGAGAGCAAGCGCGGGGTCGTCCACCTGTACGGTGAGGCGGACTCTCTCGATCGCAGGAACGCGGCAGTTGCGGCGGCCGCAAGGGCACGAGGAGTCAAGGACATCGTGAGTCACATAAAGGTAACAGGCGAGGACGAGCGGGGAGGTCCGATCGAGGGTGACCGGGCTGGGGTCAAAGGCACTTCGCCGCAGGACGCTGACTTGCACTAGGAGCCGCCTAGCACCGAAGGTCCGCGTCGTCCCGTTCGGGGTCAGGCTGCGCCTCGGCAGCGCGCTCTGCCCGCTCAATGCAAGGTGTACACCTCGGCGCCAGCCGGTCCGACTGCCCTAGCTGGCGCCTGAAGATCCCGGGTCCTTGGGGCACGCGGTCCTCCCCATTCTGTGACCAACATGGAAGCTCCCGACATCCTGATGAGTCTTTGCAGACGAACCTCGCAGATGGCCGCCGGACACCGACGGTGCGGCGAGAGGAACCGTGTCCGGCGGTGCACAGAGGTCACGCGCGTCTCGTGCTCGAGCGCGTTTCCATGGGCGCAAACCTGGCCGACTGCGCGGGCCGTTAGGTGGCCTACACGTGGACCATGGATAACGATGAACGCGAGGGATGCGTACTCACGTCCGCTCCGTATTGATTGCGTCGCCGGACCCATGGTCCGGCTGGCCCCACGTCACGTTCGGCGAATCCTCCACAGAGTCCCCGATCTTGCCCACGGGATTACTCCGGCCAGGTTCGGCTCCAGGACTCCGAAGTCAACCGCGTAGAGGTTGTCTCATGAAGGATCGAACTTCGCGTCCACAGGGCGCGTCGGCCCCAGACCGCCTGGTCCGGGGCGGCTGATCATCGGGAAATCGTTGACTTGCCGCGTCCTCAGGTTCGCTCGGACCACCTTGGACCCACGCATGCTCGGAGAACGCCCGGTGACTGGTGCCCCTGTACCAAGCTGAGCCACGAATGCCTCCCCTACGCACCCAAAGCGATAGCTAGTCGAAAAACCGAACTTCGCAGTCGGGTTTGCAATCGGCTCCCCTGCCAAGAGGTCGGGCCAGACGTACCACGCGCCGCGGACGATTTCCCACATCGGATCGGGCGCATTGGTCACGGGCCTGCTCCCTCAGTCGTCGTACCCCTGCTCGATGGCCAACAGCCTGCCACCGGGCTAGAATCCAAGCCCGAACACGTTCCTGAGGCCGTCTGCAAACCTCTCGAGATGAGACGCGTTGGGGTCGAACAGGCAGAGTGCGAGAAGCGGACGAAGCGCGAGAATCAAATGAAGCGTGAGGGCCGGACGGGGGCACAAGACTCTCACTTCCCGCAGCCCCCCCCACGAAAAATGGTGCCGAGGGCCGGAATTGAACCGGCGACACGCGGATTTTCAGTCCGCTGCTCTACCAACTGAGCTACCTCGGCTAGAAAAATGGCGGAAGCGACGGGATTCGAACCCGCGGTCTCCTGCGTGACAGGCAGGTATGTTAGACCAGCTACACCACGCCTCCGCTCAAATCTATATTCGACTGTGGTGTTTGCCTCTGGTGGGCGAAGGCAGATTTGAACTGCCGACCCCCTCCTTGTAAGGGAGGTGCTCTCCCAACTGAGCTATTCGCCCGTTGCCCACGGTTGCGTTCCGGCTGAACGTCCCGGCGCAACACCGATTATAAACCAACCCACAGGGCGAGTCAAGAGGGATTTCCCGCCCCCCGGGGTCGCTTCGCGCACCGCCTCCGCTACCTCCCTCTCCGAGACGCGTTCGCCACGCGTTCCAGGAGGTCGATCTCCTCCAGCGCTTTGCCCGCACCCATCACAACGCTCATGAGCGGATTGTCCGCGCATCGCACCGGCATTCCTGTCTCCTTGGAGATGTAGCGGTCTATTCCGCGTAGCAGGGCTCCTCCACCCGTAACGACTATCTCCTTGTCTATCACGTCGCCTATGAGCTCCGGCGGAGTGTTCTCAAGGGTGCTACGAACGCCTGCGGCGATCGCCGCCATCGGCTCTGACAGAGCCTCCCGTACCTCCTGCGACGCCAGGATGATGCTCTTGGGTAGGCCTGTGACGTAGTCTCTCCCGCGCACCTCCATCGAGAGCTCTTCCTCCAGAGGCCAAACCGAGCCGATGCCGATTTTCACGTCCTCAGCGGTCCTCTCGCCGATCATTAGGTTGTAGTTCCGCCGCACGTGCCGAACGATCGCCTCGTCCATGTCGTCGCCGCCCACCCTCACAGAGCAGCCGGAGACGATTCCGCCCAGCGAGATCACGGCAGCATTGGTCATGCCCCCGCCGACATCCACGACCATGCTCCCGGTCGGCTCTTGCACGGGAAGGCCGACTCCGATGGCCGCCGCCACAGGCTCCTCTATGAGAAACGCCGCCCGGGCGCCCGCCTCAATCGTCGCGTCGATCACCGCTCTGCGCTCCACCTCGGTCACGTCGGCGGGGACCGAGACGATGACTCTCGGGCGCACCAGCGCCCTTCCGCGGCAGCCCCTCTTTATGAGGTAGCGAAGGAGGTGCTTGGTCATCTCGAAATTCGCGATCACGCCCTGTTTCAGAGGACGCACCGCCCGGATGGCTCCCGGCGTTCTGCCGATCATCTGCTTGGCCTCGTTGCCCACGGCCAGCACCTCGCCGCTGACCTCTTCGATAGCCACCACCGACGGTTCAAACATGACCACGCCGCGTCTTGTCACGTACACGAGCGAGTTCGCCGTGCCTAAGTCTATCGCCATGTCGCGCACAAAAAAGCTGTACCCGTTACGCGCCACAATCCTGCGCTCCTTCTCTTACTTTCATTCTTCCATCTTCATTGCTTGGTCAGGATCTGGAACCTGTTTTCGCCCTGATGCTGGGCTTTGGAAGCCTGAGTCTTCTGCTTCTTGGGCTTCTTCTTCTCCCTTTTCGACGGCACCTTTGCTCCCACGACGATCCCTCCCTGGATCGACTCAACTCCACGTACGGCATCAAAACTCTCAAAGAGCTATTCTATACTGCTCCCGTCATTCCTGCTATCCCCCGCTCTCCGAAGGAGCGTTCCCACCACTTCCCATGCGTACCGCATCCACCAACGCCGCAAGGGTTGGCCCGGCCTTGGCGTGAATGACCACATCCGCCCTGCCGTCGTAGCCCGTCGGAGTCAGGTTTATGATGGCAAGGCGGGACGCCAGCTCAGGGAGATAGCACACCGGCGCCACTTCAAGGCTTGATCCAACGGCGATGAGAAGGTCCGATTCCGCCACGGCGCGCTGGGCGAGAAAGAAGTCCGGGGGAAGAGGGTCTTCGAAGAGCACCACGTCCGGCTTGACCAGCGCCCCGCACAGATCGCACCTCGGGAGTCCCCCAGCCCTCACGGCGTTGAGCGCCGCCCCCAAGTCGTATGTCTTCCCGCATCTCACGCACGTGCACGTCCTCATGTTGCCGTGCACCTCGAGAGCACGGCGCGAACCGGCGCGCTGATGGAGGCCATCTATGTTCTGAGTGACTATGGTATCGATGACGCTCATTCGTTCGAGCGCCGCGAGGGCTCTATGCCCCGCATTCGGCTCAACGGCTCGCAGCATTTCGAAGAGCTTGAGAATGAACCGGTAGAAGGCTTCAGTCCTGGTTACGAAGGCGGTAGCGGACAGCACTGCCATCGGGTCGACCTGGCTCCACAGCCCAGTGCCGGGGCTGCGGAAATCGGGAATCCCACTCTCTGTGGATATGCCGGCTCCCGTCAGGACGACACATCTCTTCGCACCTGATATCAGTTCAGCCAGTTCGAAGACCCCTCGAGACACGGGGGATGACTCTTCACGACCAGTGGTCCCCTGCATCCTCTCCCACCTCCACCCACCGGCTCCTGGTCCGCGAACCGAAGGCGGACGTCGCTCTCTCGCCCCTCTGGTCCACCGCCCTGTACCATGCTGACGGCAGAGCCCGCTGAAGGCCCTACGTTCATTCCATGGCACGGAGCTCGAGCGCGAGTCTCCTGCGGGCGTAATGAAACAAGTACTGCTGGGCATAGCCCGCGAGGTCTCCGAACCTCTCCCGGGCGAAGTGCGATATCGTGGCGGTAGATACTTTGCTGCCCCCGAAGTAGCAGTACCGCATCACCCTCGTCATCCACACGTCTATGGGGAAAGCCTGAGGGAACCCGAGTGAGAACAGGAGCACGCAATCGGCGACCTTCTCGCCCACGCCGTCGAGGCGCATGAGCGCCTCCTTAGCGCCGTCGTACCCGAGCACCCGGAGACCGGCGAAGTCTATGTCGCCGGACGCAACCCTCTCAGCCGCAGCTTTCACGTACCGCGATCTGAATCCCGCTCCGCACTTCACGAGGTCTAGGACGTCAGCCGACGCCAGCCTACCCGCGGTCGGAAAACTGTAATACAGGGCCGCCCTGGACCCACCGCAGTCATCTCGCACGCCATCCTCTCCCGCAATGGGATCGCCGTACACGTTCGCAATGCGTTCCACCGTGCGCCGGATGAGCGGAATGGCATTCCTCGCAGAGAGGATGAACGAAATCAGGCACTCCCATGGCTCTTGCCTTAGCAGACGCAAGCCTGTGAACGCCCCCACCGCGCACTCGAGCACCGGATCTATCTCGCAGAGCCGTCTTTCGATGCTTGCATGATCGGTGTCGAGGGAGAAGTACTCAACCGCGAGCCGAACGTCGTCCTCACTTGCCGGCCCCACTAGGACGAGGGAGTCTCCTTCCTGCCTTGCGCGGAGCACCCTACCGCGCACCACCCCTACGAACGCCTCTTCCTCCTTGTTCCACCTGAAGGCTTGTCCGGAATCCAGAGTCTCTTTGAGGTCAAACGGTGAGATGCCTGAGATGATCGCCTCGCTCTTGTGTATCTCTATCGTAGGCCGAGTCAAGATCACTTCGCCCTTTCCTCTAGCTCTCGCAACAGTGTACCCAGCTCCGCCAGGGATTCCCCGAATCCCGCGAAGTCGCCCGCACGAAGTCGAGCGCCGGCTTCGTCATATACTCGGACCGCCCGGGCCGTGAGATCCGACATGAGTTCGTCGGCCTCGTCGGGAGCCCCTTTCGTGGGGGCTTGTGCCGCCTGCTCGGGTACCGGAGCCGCGCGCCGCCCTTCGGGTGTGGCGCCGAGCGCCGAGGCGAGCGCTCCCTGCAGCGTGGCATCCATGGCGACAGTGTTTCCGAAAGCGACTATCACTCTCTTCAGCTCTGGGAGCTCGCTCCGTTCCGCGAGGAGGTAGAGCGGCTCCACATACAGAATGGAATTCTCCACCGGGATGACCAGTAGGTTCCCTCGCACCACCCTTGACCCGCGTTGACTCCACAGCGTTAGAGCCTCCGAGATGGCGGGGTCCTGGTCTATCCTCGCCTCCACTTGCATGGGT contains these protein-coding regions:
- a CDS encoding rod shape-determining protein: MARNGYSFFVRDMAIDLGTANSLVYVTRRGVVMFEPSVVAIEEVSGEVLAVGNEAKQMIGRTPGAIRAVRPLKQGVIANFEMTKHLLRYLIKRGCRGRALVRPRVIVSVPADVTEVERRAVIDATIEAGARAAFLIEEPVAAAIGVGLPVQEPTGSMVVDVGGGMTNAAVISLGGIVSGCSVRVGGDDMDEAIVRHVRRNYNLMIGERTAEDVKIGIGSVWPLEEELSMEVRGRDYVTGLPKSIILASQEVREALSEPMAAIAAGVRSTLENTPPELIGDVIDKEIVVTGGGALLRGIDRYISKETGMPVRCADNPLMSVVMGAGKALEEIDLLERVANASRRGR
- a CDS encoding NAD-dependent deacylase; translated protein: MSRGVFELAELISGAKRCVVLTGAGISTESGIPDFRSPGTGLWSQVDPMAVLSATAFVTRTEAFYRFILKLFEMLRAVEPNAGHRALAALERMSVIDTIVTQNIDGLHQRAGSRRALEVHGNMRTCTCVRCGKTYDLGAALNAVRAGGLPRCDLCGALVKPDVVLFEDPLPPDFFLAQRAVAESDLLIAVGSSLEVAPVCYLPELASRLAIINLTPTGYDGRADVVIHAKAGPTLAALVDAVRMGSGGNAPSESGG
- a CDS encoding BON domain-containing protein, whose amino-acid sequence is MGDGDEDRRLAETVLESIRNDDGLSAYEINVSAHDGVVRLGGIVDVLAEKMRAEEVAAKVEGVVAVENDLTVCTDGQITDDDVDFEVSEELRLDPQVNVARIYAESKRGVVHLYGEADSLDRRNAAVAAAARARGVKDIVSHIKVTGEDERGGPIEGDRAGVKGTSPQDADLH
- a CDS encoding dicarboxylate/amino acid:cation symporter, with product MKRQRLVMYIFTGFLLGIVAGLILGPKAEWLKPFGTFFIRLLSMLVVPLIFSTLAVGVTGVGGVKLGRMMLKTFFYYYATAICSVIIGLLLANAFNLGAGLSLGELAKVERQLPPPFSQIVLELVPTNVVDAAARGNALQIIFFSIVFGVAMGMAGQAAEPIRKAIEGVAEAMYRVVDIVLYYAPVGAFALIAWTVGNFGVKVLAPFALLIFVVYLGCILQVGIVYSAFLRFIGGIKPLRYLYRIREAALVAFTTCSSSGTLPVTLRVVQEAGVSKATAGFVLPMGATVNMDGTGLYQAVCAVFLANAFGVHLGFSQYVVLAVTAILASIGTAGVPGSGLIMLTMVLSAIGVPIEGLALIAGIDRILDMARTCVNVVDDTVAAALVAVTEKENVDPDMLVRRAPSAPAARA